The following proteins are encoded in a genomic region of Roseinatronobacter sp. S2:
- a CDS encoding helix-turn-helix domain-containing protein, translated as MTGTAQSTISDIENGVVSVSLDVYLRLLEALGAELSATDRLPDRDLL; from the coding sequence ATGACGGGCACCGCACAGTCCACCATTTCCGACATCGAAAACGGCGTCGTGTCAGTAAGCCTCGATGTTTATCTGCGCCTCCTTGAGGCCCTTGGCGCAGAGCTGTCGGCGACCGACCGTCTGCCCGATCGGGATTTGCTCTGA